Proteins found in one Acanthopagrus latus isolate v.2019 chromosome 3, fAcaLat1.1, whole genome shotgun sequence genomic segment:
- the LOC119017299 gene encoding zinc finger protein 135-like isoform X1: MSKVQTLRVVVKQRLTAAAEEIFELFERTIAEYEEELCRHRKLLDAVLKPQVQLHRTDVQRPSVSEEEDPPEQQESSSSLDQEEPEPPHIKEEQEELWTNQEGEQLPGLEEADITKFTFTPVPVKSEDDDEEEPQSSQKLLMETEADGEDFGEPEPAWNCNPDSHLQSAALDEMSHSSEPETDDDVSGAESNDRCDWEETREPQPGSNCLQDNDVSVSNETFYTGETSVNSSDCATSFGHEGQEHDGIPAGAKPFICPVCGKSYHIKNSLNTHMRSHSGGRFSCSECKKTFHCRRYLVNHMRTHTGEKPFSCSVCGTRFAKSSTLKSHLRVHTGEKPFTCSVCKASFSHRYNLATHMRIHTGEKPFRCSVCGKRFTQLGSVRRHSIVHTREKPFSCSFHMDEHKCVDECSREAC, from the exons atgtctaaagtcCAAACGCTGAGAGTTGTTGTGAAGCAGCGACTAACTGCggctgctgaagagatatttgagctgtttgaaagaacgaTAGCAGAGTACGAGGAGGAACTGTGTCGACACCGGAAACTACTGGACGCTGTTCTGAAGCCTCAGGTCCAGTTACACAGAACAG ACGTCCAGCGGCCGTCGGTGAGTGAAGAAGAGGAtcctcctgagcagcaggagagcagctccagtctggaccaggaggaaccagaacccccacacattaaagaggaacaggaggaactctggaccaatcaggagggagagcagcttccagggctggaggaggctgatatCACCAAGTTCACCTTCACTCCTGTccctgtgaagagtgaagacgATGATGAAGAGGAACCTCAGTCCTCACAGAAGCTTCTGATGGAAACAGAAGCTGATGGAGAGGACTTtggagaaccagaaccagcctGGAACTGTAATCCAGATTCTCATTTACAGTCAGCTGCTCTTGATGAGATGTCACACTCCTCTGAACCTGAGACTGATGACGACGTGTCTGGAGCTGAGAGCAACGACCGCTGTGATTGGGAGGAAACCAGGGAGCCTCAGCCAGGTTCAAACTGTCTGCAGGACAATGACGTATCTGTAAGTAATGAGACGTTTTACACTGGAGAAACATCAGTTAACTCCTCTGATTGTGCTACAAGCTTCGGACACGAGGGACAGGAACACGACGGAATCCCAGCAGGAGCGAAACCATTTATTTGCCCAGTTTGTGGTAAAAGTTATCACATTAAGAACTCTTTAAATACTCACATGAGAAGTCATTCAGGAGGACgattcagctgctcagagtgTAAAAAAACTTTTCACTGCCGAAGATATCTTGTGAACCACATGAGGACCCACACTGGGGAGAAAcccttcagctgttctgtctgcGGTACAAGATTCGCCAAGAGCTCGACTCTTAAGTCTCACTTGAGAGTTCATACAGGAGAGAAACCTTTCACCTGCTCCGTCTGTAAAGCAAGTTTCAGCCACAGATACAATTTGGCCAcacacatgagaatccacactgGTGAGAAGCCGTTCAGGTGCTCAGTGTGTGGAAAGAGATTCACACAGCTTGGATCAGTGAGACGACACTCCATTGTCCACACGAGGGAGAAACCGTTCAGTTGCAGCTTTCACATGGATGAACACAAGTGTGTCGACgagtgcagcagagaggcgTGTTGA